In the Xiphias gladius isolate SHS-SW01 ecotype Sanya breed wild chromosome 7, ASM1685928v1, whole genome shotgun sequence genome, ATGATTCAAGCTTTATTTAGTGAATTTACAATCATATTTACATctcaacaacaaataaaatcattattgtCCAAAAATGCAGACAAGGTGCAATTTGCATGAGACAGAGACATGCTGTTGCATGAATTTTGACTGCCATCATGAATGTGCAGAGTCTTGACAACGAACTGATTCTGGGGGAAAACAACACACTTGACCAAGCAGACTGTCGTAAAATACTATATGCCTCGGAAGCAAATGCCAATTAATGCAGCAACGTTGATGTAGTCCATTCTCGTTCCACACTTCctgaatttttcttttcccacATCTTTATAACTAATTGTATGTTTTCAATGTCCAATCAAATTTGAGTCTATACTTGGTTGAATCTGCCGTTGATGCCTAATGTCAGCTGTAGAGTTCAACCCTTTTTCTGTGATCAACCTAAACTGGCTTGGTCCGATACAGAAAATAAGCCTTGATAGCTGTATTGCCGCAAAAATCAGACATATCGCCGCTCCACTTCTTATGTCAGGTGATTACTCTGCACCTCAGAGGAGTCCCTTCTCTTTCTGCACTGTATCACTTGAGTCCTCTGATTCATGTCCCTGTCCATGTACTACCTCTGGCCTTGCATGtgctcctccttctcctctcctctctcctgacTCAGGCTGTGGTCATAGCCAGTAGCAGTGATTTGGCACTGTGGTAACATTTCCTCCAGCAGGATGACGACCAACCCAGGACTCGAAATCCCAGGGAGGGATGACACATCCAGACGCCGCAGTCCCCTGCAGAACACATACAATAACACCAAAAAGAGGTATGTAACACAACAGAGGTGTTTTTTGTGAATAATAACTAGGTTATATTATGAGTGTTTGGATAATTACTTGAGATTCCTCAGGGCAGCCAGTCCACCTATGGTGATGCGTGGACAGTGAGAGATGTCCAGGTCCTCCAGAGAGTCCTGGAACATATGGAGTCTGGCCAGGAACCAGTCGTCCACTTCAGGACATCCTCGTAATGACAGAGTCCTCAAAGATCGCTGCCCCTCTGAGGCGAAGACAAATCAGATTAAAAACACTGGACTTACATGCTGAATATCGTTAAAATGGATTAACAGTACATGTGCTTGACAGAGCACAGTGTTTCCCCTATACGCGCCTACGAGCAGCATTACACCGCTGCTGAAATGACCTATGCTAtcgttcttttgtttttttttttaaccagccGCAACAgcatggctggtattgttttcaccttgagTCTCATCGTGGCACagtgtggtcctggagacacctacttTAGCGTGAACTACCACAAaggcagttttgagtactttggcaggtgtttaatgtctgcctgcctgtctgacTGTCTTCGGACAGATTTTGTCCCCACAATAGCGTCAAAACTGTGCAACATACactcacaaaactttacagctgtgtagctgagatcaaaatgaagagTTTGAAGATAGGGCTGACCCATGCTTACTGAGTACTCAcgtaataatgtagtagtgactactgagtgcTCATGGGTCtgacatcaacatgttgacaggcgTCGCAGCTGttgtgatcccatcgcaagatggtctctagttttctgtttttttttcgagaggagaggagaagaggagagagggctCCTTCTTATCACTTTAGAAACTaacattatatttttctgtgctGCGGACGTTTCAAATCCAGGTCAATTCACGAACCTCCGagtaaagcaaataaatgaGAAACTTTGTGCTTTCCTGATAGTGACAGCACAACAATTATAACAACAAGCGCCGGGTAGATGAACAATGAAGGAAGCAATGCGGATCAGATTCAGGGTTATCATTTGTAGAAGGGAAAACAGTCCTTCAGCTTCACGAGTATTTCACAGTAACTttaaagcaaacacactcatgtCCTGGgaatacacagagaaacacatatCTGTGAAATAAACATGTAGGTATTCCACATGCACcgaatgttttttcttcctggaGGCAGGCCTTGCTATGAGCGAGGACCACCGCGATGGGCGGAAGCTGTCGATATCAAAGACAACTGACAGATTCCCTCACAGAGGGGAGGGTGTGGGAAGATACATGGGTTGGAGGCACAGACCTTTTGGATTGTTGTGGTATATTTGTTATGTGATATTACTGTATATGGGTAGTTGttgatataatatattttttgtactgtatgtacttagGCATCCAGAAACCTTCTGGTGCCAGCTGATACAGAGAAAGCTCCCGGCAGGGTGCATTTTGTGAGCgcacaaaatgtttatttatttttttccccagcgcaaaaaaacaacaacaacctaacaaacaaaaaaaaccacctcCGCTGCTACAACTTGATCCTAGGGGAAACACTGGGgtaagacagagaggaaggaagaggacgGCAGAAGAAAAGTGACttagaaaagggggaaaaaagaagcacaaaaaGATGGAGCTCGGTACCCAGGTTCCCCAGTCCTGCATAGTTGATGACAGTGGAGCTCATGTCTACTTCCTCTAGGGGTGTGTCTTTGTGATTCAAGAAGTCCCAACTGAACTTGCCCCTCTGGTTAGCTCGAAACCAGTCTGGCTGACCTACATACCTGAGGACACAAGCACACAGTCACTTGAAAACTGGATCACAGCAGCACATTCAGGACATGACTATAACACTAACaatgtatataaataatttacGTTATGTAAGTAACTGCAAGAAAAACATAAGTGGGTGGGTTCAGTATATTTTAACTCATTCAAAgaattcaaatgcaaatatgaAGAGTCGGACAACCAGATGATCGTATACTCTCATTCAGTCTGTTGGGGCTTGAGTTCCCAAAagttagaatgaaaaaaataatgtattatgCAGGAACCATTGCACTACACAGCTACACAGACTCTCTGAGCTCAGCTGCTGCTCTAAATCTTAGTGTGGATGCTTTGCCATAtgagatatttcatttcatcaagtCCTGTATGAGTTTGTTCATATAACACTGGTCTGGTTTCAACATATCATGgatgtaaaaaacaatttagtgATTAATTAATTACTCTTTCAGCAGGAAATCAATAAACTATTTTAGTAACAGATttattgtttaagtaatttttaagcACAAACTCAAAAAATGGCTTCCTATCActgtaaattcaatatttttgggttttgaactgttgttcagacaaaacaagacatgtgaaGCTGCCAGTCTGGGCTCTGGGAACgtttgatgggcatttttttttttttttttttttttacaaatttcagacattttacaaATCAGTAATTAAGTGAAAAAatcatctgcagattaatcgataatgaaaataatcatcactTGCAGaactatgtaaataaaatgcttGATCCCAGTCAATTTACATGAACTTCTTTcctacagaaaaacacacaaagcaaataaacaatgGGTTCAGACAGCAGTAGCTGTCTTATCATGATATTTGTAATACTTGTAATAAAATAAGTTCTGTGGTCACCTAATTCCATATTTCCCTGTACAGTCTGCAGACTGACATGAACAGTaattaaaaaaggaagacaaatctaacacagaaaaactgtaaaactacagtgtatatacacaaacaatGTTCAGGCCAGGGAAAAAGGTACTTACCTTAATCCTCCCTTCAGACTCAAGATATAATATGCTGCTGCTAGGTCTGGCCCATGGAACCTCTGAGTGTAGCTGTAGTAACTGTAAAAGACAGTAGGGAAAAGTCAGTGATGGTCAAATAGCCATAGTAACTTGACAAATTGCATCTTCAGAGCACTAAGCTTAAAGAACTGTATGCTTATTACAATAACCAATACTAATCCTCTCCGTCATATTACTTGCTACAGGCACATTCagatcttaaaataaaaacagatatatACATTTGTGGATCACTCAGTGGTAGTTGTGGTGACTTTTGGTTTGGGGAGGCTGATTCTTCATTGAGCTATAATGCAGAGAAAGGTGTGCATTTACCAGGGAGTTTACAATAGCTTTTAAGCAGACTCAGTCAATCGCACCTGAGAACTGCAGCTATTCATTTCCTTAACGCTGTTTCATTTGGAGTCTACCGAGCAGCAAGGCAACCAAAATGTCTCTTACGCATTCTTCTTCTGAatccccctcctcctcagctgaGACCTCCAGCTCAGGAGCACCTCTACATCATAAAACCGCtgggtgaggaagaggaggagtctCGTGTGCAGAGGAGGTGGCGACACCGAGCTGGAGCTCCATGGTCGCCTAGCAACAAGGAGGAGCGCTGGCCGCTGGCAACATCTGTGTAGAGactgaacagacagacatagaCAGGAAACAGTCACTGCTGTCCTCCAGTTCTTGTCAGGTAAGGTCTAAACAGAGAATATAGGAAACGAAAGACACGAGATGTCTATAGAAAATATTCATGCGCTGATTTCAACAACGCTCTTAATGTCGGAACCCCTCGGTCTGCTCATTACACATCGTTACAGACGGAGGAGTAACGACCTTCAGGCAAAGCTACGGGCCCTGAAAGACTGCCTCTGATGTTATACCGTTGTTAAAAGGCCTGACAGTACTTGTGGGTAACTTATACATTTAGGCCACACTCAAAGTCACTGAAAGTCCCTAAGCCGTTTTATTAGGACGACGAATATAGCGTTATTCAGGTATATTTTAGCTAACATCAGCTACATTCAGCAAGTTATGTCAGTCCCTTACAGCCCTCTAACAAAATACTAACAACAGCATACGATTTCAGCCTATCACCAGCCTGTGCTCTGCCCTTCAAAGAGCGAGAAAAGTTTTAATTCAGCTCTTCATCAGTCCGGTAAGTGTAGTAATTAGTCGAAATTTGAAGGGTAACTTACCATCAAGCGGGCCGACATGATAGCGCAGTGCAACAGAGAGTCGTAAGGGCCAAACGTTGCGCCTCCGCTTTTTCTCTCTGGCGTTGTTCATCCTGTCTGCCGCAGGGTGGCGCCCAATGCACGTCCCTCACCCTGACCAGCTGAACCTAAACTGACCTGAGACACACACGGAGGAGTCGCaaacatgaagacaaaatggaaaaagtgtgtCCATTACCAGAGGTGGAGCACAGAAATTCAGGCCCCCGCGGATAAGCAGCCTCAGTGGGACCCGTCCCCACGGTCACGCCTGAATCAAGTCTGGACAATGTATATGTAGTGGTTATTAGGGTAATCAGTAATAAAGTGTTTAGAGCGCATTTAGAATGTCTGAATAATCTTTTCCCACCACAAGGTAATTACTGTTTAAAGCTTTCACTATGAAGGTTTAGAACATCAGAGAATGTAACAGTTTTGTAGGCTTTATCATACCTGGTGCATGAGACAAAGGTTACATTACTCTGACCCCTACACGGAGAAAGGATAACTGTATTTCATGATAAAAGATAGATACATAAGACTTCATTGGAATCGTGGTCCTTTGCAAAAATAAGGTGATTTAGTGTTAAACAACCGCCGCCCCTGTCTGCTGCAACATAGTAGtagaattcaaataaaatttctAGTCACAATCCAAATATATACAAAAGGGGTAGCCTCAGTATTAAAACTGACAACAAAGGTTTGGAACCTGCAAACACTttcaaactgactgactggacTTAGTGCAGGGTTTCATGTTAAATAATACCtaagttattacatttttctgatgctgctggagttctgttttccttttctatttttgtaaacactgtagtaaaactgatcaaaaaCACTATAGTAAACTGATAATGTTTCAAAAGTTATTACTTGAGAAACATTGTACATTCCCagcatttttaattatattgtataatatttATGATATACAATAAACCAGACTACTTGATGTTAGTGTCGCAAATCTCACTGTAGTGTAAACTGCTGCAACTGACTAATTGAAATGACTTTTAGTTGCCACTTTCGAGCTCAGCTTATCCGATATCCTCAGTAATATTAGCAGCTGATCATACATAACAATCTCAAACCATTCTGCTAGGAGATTTTGTTCACAGAATTTTCTCAAcagctgctgtgattttgtctctcctgtcttttcttttctcctttggTAGCCAAAGaggcagcttttttcttttggcacttttttttaatgaaatgaagcTTCCATAACTATTATAAGAAACTATTCCCCTCACTACTACTACAACCATGTCCACCACACACAAATaagattatttaattaattattattcattattccATTTTTCAATTCTGATCATAAAGAGCAATGGTGTTTGTGACCATAGTCTTCACAAGGTCCTTTATTAATACACTACATTAATTTTACCTTCTCCACAAGGAGGTCAGATGTAAGGAATGGTGTCTGTGAAGCTAATGGGAAAAAGAACCAACATACACTACAACACtattaaacaaattatttcatCCTATTATGATGCAAAAATATCATGCACCAACTGAATCAGTTGTCTCAAGGTGGTAGCCTGCAGCATCCCTCTGCTGTTCATGTATGCTGTTTTACAATTCCAAGCCAATATTGCTTCTTTATTCAATTTTCCTCCAAGCACTCTCtggaattttctttttagtaCTCCCAGGATAGAAGACAGCTTGAAACACCACTCATCTGACAGACACTGAAGAACAAGCAAAGCAGCACAATACCCTGCTCTATCACTactacatatacacacacatacgcaaacacacatgcgTAGACCTCCTCAAGCTCCCGCACTCACAGGGAGTATTGGTGTGACAGACAGCTCACACCTGCTGGTGCATATACGATGGCAAATGATATCATAGCTTGTGCTTctactgtgtgtttgcagaggaTTGGTTGAGAATAGAAGCAACAGTGGAAGGTGATGCCAACAGAGGGGTTTGGTATAGTAGTAATCAGGTATATACAGTGGTTTCAACTCTGAATGTGTTTCCAGTGACTAGTACATATACAATGCAACAGTGACTAACAAACAAACCCATGAAGATTTGTACATGTATCACATTTAAAAGGTGGGTAACCTACATGGTAAATACAGACTCCGGAAAACTGTTTACATTATATTGGCTCCTTATTAGTTACAGGGATTGTCAAAGGGATGGCGAGatggaggaaaagggagagtCCGTGTGGAGCCTGAGCAAAAGACATTACTGAAGGCTCGGATGAATGAACATGTGGACCAATGAAGTAAAGCGTGAGTGGCAGagggaatgaatgaattgatCAGGGGATGGATGGTGGAATAGATGGATTGCTTACTGGACCAGAATTTCAATGCTTTCAGAGCAGGGACAGATAGACAGCATTTGTATTGTCCTCATGGTGCACGTCCCTGGAAAacatctactgtgtgtgtgtgtgtttgtgcgcaggTACATGGGTGGGGGGTCATGTGTGTCTAGACTCCTACCTACAGTGACACTGATGATCAATGATTCTGGTCTGTCTGAGCTTTAAAAGTTTAGTATTCTGCGCGTAGCTCTGGTTGGAAACACCTCTAAACCAATCGATCTTTGTCAGGTTGAGATGacgatttattttttaatatcaacCCCCAACAATATTCATGTTTTCAGATCAAaagagtttttctttgaaattcaCCTTACTGTATTATTGATGggattttcattcaaatcatTACAGGGGCTTTGATGCACTGTATTCATATCCTCAAATGTTTGTTTACGTTCATGAATTTTTAATTGAGCCTTAATGGacttttgaaaagcaaaacatggaGTGGTTTAAAGATTAAGGTCAACAAAGCGTAGTCTACAGACATATTCTGTGCCATTAATCCGAATCCGAATCAGAAAAACTTGTTCCCCGctgggaaattgctttgttacaattgctcaACATGCAGTCAGGAAAGGGGAAggaaaaagtataaaagtaaaaacctCTCTAAAGTGGTGAGAGTAATAAATACACACTAAGCgaagagaaaaatgtacatgccaatgtgcaaaaagaaatgtgttcAGTGTCACGTGAAATCACGAAGAAGAGTCAACAGAGCAACAGAGTGGCTGATGTCATGCGGTTGCCGGGTTAGCAGCAACcgcgcatatatatatatatatatatatatatatatattcaatgTGTGGGCTGCAGAAACGTTCCTTTATGGTAATGTGACCAGGGTGGCACCATCTGTTGTTGCACCATCTTTTCTTTAACCTTTATATTTGTTCCTGCCCTCCTGAAACCGTCTAACAGCTGTTAGTGCCATTGATGGGAGTATCTTCCTGTGGCCACATCTCTGTGAATCAAATAAAACTACTCTCATGGAAGTCTCCTCATCCATCTACCTCATCCatctttttgttcagtgttttcgTGTTACCCACAATGATAGACGGCTTATATTTGCTCTTATCCATCAGTCTCTGTGGCCTGGAacccagctctcttccctcgTCTCTTCGTTCCCCCACTGTATCttctgtgtgtcctcctcctgattCCTGTGGGGATGTTCGTTGTTCTGGTCACCGTGCTGGCCGGCCTTAGTGCGATCAGCTGGTCACTAGAGTAAACAACCTTGGAGCTGCCGCGCAATCGTAGCGTAGCTGAATTTGAACACATAACATTACATTCACTATAAAGTAATTCCTCAATGAAAAAGTATAGATCAAAACCTAGAATGTGGCTGtacagccctttatctgtttgcttctctccttctctctgtgctcacatatactgtactttaatCCAGCTGagttcccaataaagctgttctcatgtacgtttttctgtttctgttgtcagacaacagaacaagtatgaaatagtgactgaaacgtggcccactaagacgacatgttaaccagcagtcacttccaagctatttccaagctgctgctctgctaaaatcctgattccATAACtgtgacgtcgtctgacaaaatcaccagacacttAAGTCAAAGACAACAGTTGTACagtgatttcggctatattgccttgtaaaatgatcactcagagagaaagttagatgctcattcacgtctatgcagcTGTTGTGCGGTTAATTAaatgagatggaaagaaaggTGTGTCTGTGGTGCGAAAGCCCCATTTCGCACTCGTGGGGgaatactggcgactctcctCTACAGCAGCTTCTGCCACCGGCTGAACGcacactcaaacaaaaaaagaatttaaaaagcAAGAGAAAGCATAGcctcttacatttttttttacaaaaaagctTTAATGCTGTTGCTTTAGCATCTCAAATATCACTAACAGTATCATAAGAGGATCGAGAATAGTAGCATCACACCAGATATGGCTTTTATATCCTTTCCTAAGTCAACAAAAATATGCGCAAACCCTGTGCCTCTGCCCAAAGGATTGAGAGGAGAGGGTAAAAATACTTTTGAAGAGTTACAGGAAGGGTAAGGGTGACATCCACATCCTAAAATCTCCAAAGGTGAGTGAAAAGTGAGTTCCTCTGATCAGGACTTTGTTAACATAGCGATACCAGACTAGATGAGAAGGATCGTGGCATGTTTCCACAAATGACTGTACATTTTGTGCTTCACtgatctttctctgtctcctttccACAGTGAGGTTTTTTCCTTGGACCAAAGCCTTTCTGGTGGTGatagtagagctgaaacagttagttgGTTGATCAATTCAGAAAGTTCTTTTTGAAGCAAGGcaacataaatgaatgaaatggaaacaatAAGATAACTGGAGACATCAAAACTGCTTGGAATCAGTTACTTCAtctgcagaaaattaattggaaacTACTGATAAAAGAAATGCTAATCGTTGCTCACTTCAAGTTTCTCAATAGCGGGGATTTGCTGCCTTTGTTGTCTAATTTGATCGtacatttaatatctttgggtacTGGACcactggttggacaaaacaagccatttaaaACGTTGCTTTGATTGcaatttgattaatatttttcactattttcaaaCAATAGCACAATGGTTTTTCCCCCCGAGAGAAAagcatgctttattttgatataaGACATTTTCGAGGTTTAAAAAACCAAATTCCCAGATATTTATAAGATTGCAAACTTCAGTTTCAGATGTAAGACAGAATTATGGGTTCT is a window encoding:
- the dmac2 gene encoding distal membrane-arm assembly complex protein 2, whose product is MSARLMSLHRCCQRPALLLVARRPWSSSSVSPPPLHTRLLLFLTQRFYDVEVLLSWRSQLRRRGIQKKNAYYSYTQRFHGPDLAAAYYILSLKGGLRYVGQPDWFRANQRGKFSWDFLNHKDTPLEEVDMSSTVINYAGLGNLEGQRSLRTLSLRGCPEVDDWFLARLHMFQDSLEDLDISHCPRITIGGLAALRNLKGLRRLDVSSLPGISSPGLVVILLEEMLPQCQITATGYDHSLSQERGEEKEEHMQGQR